The DNA segment TCACACCCAGACGCGCGCGCGCGCGGTAGGTCTTGTCCGCCCCGAGCAGGAACTGCGTCACCTTGGTCGCCTCGCCAAAGCACACCGGCAGCAAGCCAGTGGCCAACGGATCCAGGGTGCCCGTATGGCCGGCCTTGGAGGCATCAAACAAGCGGCGCGCCGCTTGCAGTGCCTGGTTCGAGGACAGTCCGGTCGGCTTGTCCAGAAGCAGAACGCCGCTGACCGGGCGCCCGCGACGGCGACTCAAGAGGCGCGCCCCTCCACCGCAATACGGCGCAACAGGTCTTCCACCACGGGTGGTGTTTCCAGTTCGAAGCGAAGCTCGGGCATGCGCCGCAAACGCAGCACCGAAGCCAGGCGCCGGCGCAAAAAACCGGCTGCATGTCGCAGGCCGATCGCTACCGCCGCGGCGTCGGCCTCCCCGACCACGCCAAAGCGCACCTTGGCCACCCCAAGGTCACGACTCACGACCACCGTGTG comes from the Immundisolibacter sp. genome and includes:
- the rbfA gene encoding 30S ribosome-binding factor RbfA — its product is MEGIDRTRRVAEAIAHELPAALREVNDPRVTGMITVHTVVVSRDLGVAKVRFGVVGEADAAAVAIGLRHAAGFLRRRLASVLRLRRMPELRFELETPPVVEDLLRRIAVEGRAS